In a genomic window of Candidatus Competibacteraceae bacterium:
- a CDS encoding cache domain-containing protein has product MNKKLVLGVAAFCTLGLSAGAWAADAATADEVVAKVKAAAADVKAGGDAALAAYNDPKGKWAWKDSYVFVMDCKTGVMTAHPNDKVKGTKLADLKGKAGENLGPALCAAAAKGANGGWVEYQWTKPGAEGNHRKVSYVLPAGSYAVGAGVYDDTPVATLESKTK; this is encoded by the coding sequence ATGAATAAAAAATTAGTGCTAGGCGTGGCCGCGTTCTGCACCCTGGGTCTTTCCGCCGGCGCGTGGGCGGCTGACGCCGCGACAGCCGATGAAGTGGTCGCCAAGGTCAAAGCCGCCGCCGCCGACGTCAAGGCGGGTGGAGATGCCGCGCTGGCCGCCTATAACGATCCCAAGGGCAAATGGGCCTGGAAAGACTCCTATGTCTTCGTGATGGATTGCAAGACCGGCGTCATGACCGCTCATCCCAACGATAAGGTCAAGGGCACCAAATTGGCTGACCTCAAGGGCAAGGCGGGCGAGAATCTCGGCCCGGCGCTGTGCGCCGCCGCCGCCAAGGGCGCCAATGGGGGCTGGGTGGAATATCAGTGGACCAAGCCCGGCGCGGAAGGTAACCACCGGAAAGTCAGCTACGTGCTGCCTGCCGGCAGCTATGCCGTCGGCGCGGGCGTTTATGACGATACCCCGGTTGCGACTTTAGAGTCTAAGACCAAGTAA
- the rpoH gene encoding RNA polymerase sigma factor RpoH: MATALVPHLQHLPAPVDSLESYIQAVNQVPVLSAEEEQALARRLRLNDDLAAAQRLIVAHLRFVVHVARGYIGYGLPLGDLVQEGNVGLMKAVKRFDPEHEVRLVSFAVHWIRAEIHEFILRNWRIVKVATTKSQRKLFFKLRGAKKRLGWLNGEEVETVARELGVSAESVMEMESRLSGYDVSFDPVPEADADAEHEPHTPSAYLRDEHADPADMLERYDWEDQTTLQLSEALDRLDPRSRDIVQRRWLDDVKPTLHELAAEYKVSAERIRQLEHNAMKKLRASLPVA, translated from the coding sequence ATGGCCACCGCGCTGGTTCCCCACTTGCAGCATTTGCCGGCTCCGGTCGACAGTCTGGAAAGTTACATCCAGGCCGTCAACCAAGTGCCGGTGTTGAGCGCCGAGGAAGAACAGGCTCTCGCCCGGCGTTTGCGGTTGAACGATGATTTGGCGGCGGCGCAGCGGCTGATCGTGGCTCATTTGCGCTTCGTGGTGCACGTCGCGCGCGGTTACATCGGTTACGGCCTGCCGTTGGGCGATTTGGTGCAGGAAGGGAACGTCGGCCTGATGAAGGCGGTCAAACGGTTTGATCCGGAGCACGAGGTGCGGCTGGTGTCCTTTGCGGTGCATTGGATTCGGGCGGAGATTCACGAGTTCATCCTCCGCAACTGGCGGATCGTCAAGGTCGCCACCACCAAGTCGCAACGCAAGCTGTTCTTCAAACTGCGCGGCGCCAAGAAGCGCCTGGGCTGGCTGAACGGCGAGGAAGTCGAGACGGTGGCCCGCGAATTGGGCGTGAGCGCCGAGTCGGTCATGGAGATGGAATCGCGGTTGAGCGGTTACGATGTGTCGTTCGATCCGGTTCCAGAAGCCGACGCCGACGCCGAACATGAACCGCATACGCCGTCGGCTTATTTACGGGACGAGCACGCCGATCCGGCCGATATGTTGGAGCGGTATGACTGGGAGGATCAGACCACCCTCCAGTTGAGCGAAGCGCTGGACCGTTTGGACCCGCGCAGCCGCGACATCGTGCAGCGTCGCTGGCTGGACGACGTCAAGCCGACCTTGCATGAGTTGGCCGCTGAATATAAGGTGTCCGCCGAACGGATCCGGCAATTAGAGCATAACGCCATGAAGAAATTGCGGGCTAGCCTGCCCGTCGCCTGA
- a CDS encoding diguanylate cyclase, translated as MPSDHGSDSKETGTVLVVEDSRALRGLLASYLNDWYGLTVVGVGSLAETAAQLAWCPERFFCAVLDLNLPDAPNGGAVDLVQSHGIPAIVLTGFVDPALRETMLTKQVLDYFIKRNLSDIEQVARTIGRLWRNRQVKVIVVDDSRGFRGYLQGLLESYRYRILTAGNGHEALGLLAEHPDTSLVITDVNMPEMGGLELIEHIRRQYRREDLAVIGMSDASKPGLSALLLKTGANDFIAKPFQVEELLCRVNQNTDMMDYVRQLREAATCDFLTGLLNRRQLLELGEKLYANAQRGHFLLGLGMVDADYFKRINDRFGHLVGDEALKAIAATLNKTLRASDIIGRYGGEEFVCLTVLQAEADAERVFERLCAAVAKIGLSAGGQPVPLTVSIGFTTDLGNSLKQMIEQADSAVYRAKAEGRNLAVRWSLQPATE; from the coding sequence ATGCCAAGCGATCACGGAAGCGACAGCAAAGAGACCGGTACGGTGCTCGTGGTGGAAGACAGTCGAGCCTTGCGAGGGCTGCTGGCGTCCTATCTCAACGACTGGTACGGACTGACGGTGGTGGGCGTCGGGTCTCTGGCCGAGACCGCAGCGCAACTCGCTTGGTGTCCCGAGCGGTTTTTCTGCGCCGTGCTGGACCTTAACCTGCCTGATGCCCCCAACGGCGGGGCCGTCGATCTGGTGCAAAGCCACGGAATTCCCGCGATTGTACTCACCGGCTTCGTGGACCCCGCGCTGCGGGAAACCATGCTCACCAAGCAAGTCCTGGATTATTTCATCAAGCGCAACCTCAGCGATATCGAACAGGTCGCCCGCACGATCGGGCGTTTGTGGCGAAATCGCCAAGTCAAGGTGATCGTGGTTGACGATTCCCGCGGCTTTCGAGGTTATTTGCAGGGCTTGCTGGAAAGCTACCGTTACCGGATTCTCACCGCCGGCAACGGTCACGAGGCGCTCGGGCTGCTGGCGGAGCATCCCGATACCAGCTTGGTCATCACCGATGTCAACATGCCGGAGATGGGCGGATTGGAATTGATCGAGCACATCCGCCGCCAGTACCGCCGCGAGGATCTGGCGGTGATCGGTATGTCGGATGCGTCCAAGCCGGGCCTGTCGGCGCTGCTGCTCAAGACCGGCGCCAACGATTTCATCGCCAAGCCGTTTCAGGTGGAGGAGCTGCTGTGCCGGGTCAATCAGAACACCGACATGATGGATTACGTGCGGCAATTGCGCGAGGCGGCCACCTGCGATTTCCTGACCGGACTTCTCAACCGGCGCCAGCTGCTGGAATTGGGTGAAAAACTCTACGCCAACGCCCAGCGCGGCCATTTTCTGCTCGGGCTCGGCATGGTGGACGCCGACTATTTCAAGCGGATCAACGATCGCTTCGGTCATTTGGTCGGCGATGAGGCGCTAAAGGCCATCGCCGCCACGCTGAACAAAACCTTGCGCGCGTCCGACATCATCGGCCGCTACGGCGGCGAGGAATTCGTTTGTCTGACCGTGCTGCAAGCCGAAGCCGATGCCGAGCGAGTCTTTGAGCGCTTGTGCGCCGCCGTGGCGAAAATCGGACTGTCCGCCGGCGGTCAACCCGTGCCGCTGACTGTCAGCATCGGCTTCACCACTGACCTGGGAAACTCGCTGAAGCAGATGATCGAACAGGCCGACAGCGCCGTTTATCGGGCCAAGGCCGAAGGTCGAAATCTGGCGGTGCGATGGTCGCTACAGCCCGCCACCGAATGA
- a CDS encoding 16S rRNA (uracil(1498)-N(3))-methyltransferase, translating to MPRRDLNRLPRIYLSLPLVVGETVPLDDTAFGHVVRVLRLKPDAALILFDGQGGTFAATLVEVGKRNARARVTEALPREVEPLLRIVLAQGISRGEKMDYTLQKAVELGVTAVQPLFTERAGVELAGERLARKVQHWRGIIISACEQCGRSRLPELREPLALADWLARPAQRDLRVLLDPTARQGLRELPAPDRAVTLLIGPEGGLSPAEIARARTGGFTGIRLGPRILRTETAGVAALAVVQTLWGDWN from the coding sequence ATGCCGCGGCGAGACTTGAACCGCCTTCCCCGAATCTATCTGTCGCTACCGCTGGTGGTCGGTGAGACCGTGCCATTGGACGATACCGCTTTCGGCCATGTCGTGCGGGTACTGCGCTTGAAACCCGATGCGGCGCTGATCCTGTTCGACGGTCAGGGCGGAACGTTCGCGGCGACCCTGGTGGAAGTCGGCAAACGCAATGCCCGCGCGCGCGTGACGGAGGCGCTGCCCCGTGAAGTGGAGCCGCTGTTGCGGATCGTATTGGCCCAAGGGATCTCGCGCGGCGAGAAGATGGATTACACTTTGCAAAAGGCGGTCGAACTCGGCGTGACCGCCGTTCAGCCGCTTTTTACCGAACGCGCCGGCGTGGAGCTGGCCGGCGAACGTTTGGCGCGGAAAGTCCAGCATTGGCGCGGCATCATTATCAGCGCCTGCGAACAGTGCGGCCGCAGCCGCTTGCCGGAGTTGCGGGAGCCGCTGGCGCTGGCGGATTGGCTGGCCCGGCCCGCGCAACGGGATTTGCGCGTGCTGCTCGATCCGACGGCGCGTCAAGGTTTACGCGAACTGCCAGCGCCGGACCGTGCGGTCACCCTGTTGATCGGTCCGGAAGGGGGTCTCAGCCCGGCGGAAATCGCGCGGGCCCGCACGGGGGGGTTTACCGGCATCCGGCTCGGGCCGCGCATCCTCCGGACCGAAACCGCCGGTGTCGCTGCCCTGGCGGTGGTACAAACCCTGTGGGGCGATTGGAATTGA
- a CDS encoding AAA family ATPase, whose amino-acid sequence MELTVRQVGSIILGKEHAIRLAVACLLARGHLLIEDLPGMGKTTLAHALAHSLGLHYQRIQFTSDLLPADILGAAVYERQREAFVFHPGPIFAQLILADEINRATPKTQSALLEAMEEGQVTIEGETRPLPEPFFVIATQNPSYQIGTFPLPESQLDRFLMRIELGYPDPQAERILLEGEDRRDLLARLPVAMTPAQLHAAQLQVSGVHVAPPLLDYVQALLAFSRQSNRFRGGLSPRAGLGLLRAARAWALLHRRGHVLPEDVQAVLAAAVSHRLHPGEDSLEQSASDLVGHLLASVALPA is encoded by the coding sequence CTGGAACTGACGGTCCGTCAGGTCGGGTCCATCATTCTGGGCAAGGAGCACGCCATCCGCTTGGCCGTGGCCTGCCTGTTGGCGCGCGGCCATCTGCTGATCGAGGATCTGCCGGGCATGGGCAAAACCACCCTGGCGCACGCCTTGGCGCACAGTCTGGGCTTGCACTACCAGCGCATCCAGTTCACCAGCGACCTGCTGCCGGCGGACATCCTCGGCGCGGCGGTCTACGAGCGCCAGCGCGAAGCCTTTGTCTTTCACCCCGGCCCGATTTTCGCCCAATTGATTTTGGCCGATGAAATCAACCGCGCCACGCCCAAAACCCAGAGCGCGTTGCTGGAGGCGATGGAGGAGGGGCAGGTCACCATCGAAGGCGAGACCCGGCCGTTGCCGGAGCCATTTTTCGTGATCGCCACCCAGAATCCGTCCTACCAGATCGGCACCTTTCCGTTGCCGGAGTCGCAGTTGGACCGATTTTTGATGCGGATCGAACTGGGCTATCCCGACCCTCAGGCCGAACGGATCTTGCTGGAGGGTGAGGACCGGCGCGATCTGCTGGCGCGGTTGCCAGTCGCGATGACGCCCGCACAGTTGCACGCGGCGCAGCTGCAAGTGAGCGGCGTGCACGTCGCCCCGCCGCTGCTCGATTACGTGCAGGCGCTGCTGGCGTTTTCCCGCCAATCCAACCGCTTCCGGGGCGGCTTGTCGCCTCGCGCCGGCTTGGGATTACTGCGGGCGGCGCGGGCCTGGGCGTTGCTGCACCGACGCGGCCATGTCTTGCCGGAAGACGTGCAGGCGGTATTGGCGGCGGCGGTCAGCCATCGCTTGCATCCTGGCGAAGACAGCCTGGAGCAATCGGCGAGCGATCTGGTCGGGCATCTGCTGGCCTCCGTGGCATTGCCGGCCTGA
- a CDS encoding low specificity L-threonine aldolase has product MNPPVRQFASDNYSGMCPEALDYWLAANQGDAPAYGNDGWTQRAADRFRELFETDCEVFFVFNGTAANSLSLSALCQSYHSVICHETAHIETDECGGPEFASNGSKLLLAQGEDGKLDPVDVGRLITRRSDIHYPKPKVISLTQATELGTLYTLDELHALRDLADRYQLKVHMDGARFANALVSLEKTPAQATWQAGVDVLCLGGTKNGMAVGEAIVFFDRELATDFAYRCKQAGQLASKMRFIAAPWLGLLETGAWLRNARQANQMAAYLAERLRAIAGLRLMFPRQANSVFLQLPPAAIAALRAKGWQFYTFIGVGGVRLMCSWNTTAEAVDQFIDDLGHALR; this is encoded by the coding sequence ATGAATCCGCCAGTGCGCCAGTTTGCCAGCGACAACTACTCGGGAATGTGTCCTGAAGCCCTGGACTATTGGCTGGCGGCCAACCAGGGCGACGCGCCCGCTTACGGTAACGACGGCTGGACGCAGCGCGCCGCGGACCGGTTTCGCGAGCTGTTCGAAACCGACTGTGAGGTATTTTTCGTCTTCAACGGTACGGCGGCTAATTCGCTATCGCTGTCGGCGCTGTGCCAGTCCTATCACAGCGTGATCTGCCACGAAACCGCCCACATCGAAACCGACGAATGCGGCGGGCCGGAATTCGCCTCCAACGGCTCCAAGCTGCTGTTGGCGCAAGGCGAAGACGGCAAGCTCGATCCGGTCGATGTCGGGCGGCTGATCACCCGGCGCTCGGATATTCACTACCCCAAACCCAAGGTGATCAGTCTCACGCAGGCGACCGAGTTGGGAACCCTCTACACGCTGGACGAACTGCACGCCTTGCGCGATTTGGCCGACCGCTACCAGTTGAAGGTGCACATGGACGGCGCGCGGTTCGCCAATGCCTTGGTGTCGCTGGAAAAGACCCCGGCGCAAGCGACGTGGCAAGCCGGGGTGGACGTGTTGTGTCTGGGCGGAACCAAGAACGGTATGGCGGTCGGTGAGGCCATTGTGTTCTTCGATCGGGAACTGGCGACCGATTTCGCCTACCGGTGCAAGCAGGCCGGACAATTGGCTTCCAAGATGCGCTTCATCGCCGCGCCCTGGCTGGGGCTGTTGGAAACGGGCGCTTGGCTGCGCAACGCCCGCCAAGCCAATCAGATGGCCGCCTATCTGGCCGAACGGCTGCGCGCGATCGCCGGCCTGCGCTTGATGTTTCCCCGCCAGGCGAATTCCGTGTTTCTGCAATTGCCGCCGGCGGCCATCGCGGCGTTGCGGGCCAAAGGCTGGCAGTTCTACACCTTCATCGGGGTCGGTGGCGTCCGCTTGATGTGCTCTTGGAACACCACTGCCGAAGCGGTCGATCAATTCATCGACGATCTGGGACATGCCTTGCGCTGA
- the ftsY gene encoding signal recognition particle-docking protein FtsY gives MPESKSNSGRLPPGPAAPERKKSSLFDVLNRPIHLPFRKERPPEGAAESGDGKPFAKLRDRLRRTRKGLVGGLAGLFAGRKLDDETLEELESRLLLADVGVEVTEQLIKRLTERVSRRQLNDIPALIQALRDELLAILIPCQQPWQPSESRPYVILTVGVNGVGKTTTIGKLAKKLQSDGLSVLLAAGDTFRAAAVEQLQVWGERNRIAVIAQHGGADSASVIYDAVQAAKARQVDVVIADTAGRLHTQSNLMEELKKIKRVTGKVDAGAPHEVLLVVDASTGQNALNQAVQFHDAVGVTGLILTKLDGTAKGGIVFAIARRLGLPIRFIGVGEGIEDLREFDAGEFVTALLDEAADNS, from the coding sequence ATGCCTGAATCCAAAAGCAATTCCGGCCGGTTGCCGCCCGGACCCGCCGCGCCGGAGCGCAAGAAATCCAGCCTGTTTGACGTATTGAATCGGCCGATTCATCTACCGTTTCGCAAGGAGCGCCCGCCGGAGGGAGCGGCCGAATCCGGTGACGGCAAACCCTTCGCCAAGCTGCGCGACCGCTTGCGCCGTACCCGGAAGGGCCTGGTCGGCGGCTTGGCCGGTCTGTTCGCCGGCCGGAAACTGGACGACGAGACGCTGGAAGAACTGGAAAGCCGCTTGTTGTTGGCGGATGTCGGGGTCGAGGTGACCGAGCAACTGATAAAGCGGCTGACCGAGCGGGTCTCGCGTCGGCAGTTGAACGACATCCCGGCGCTGATTCAAGCCTTGCGCGATGAATTGTTGGCTATTTTGATCCCTTGTCAACAGCCGTGGCAGCCCAGCGAATCCCGGCCTTACGTCATCCTCACGGTCGGCGTCAACGGGGTCGGCAAGACCACCACCATCGGCAAGCTGGCGAAGAAGCTGCAAAGCGACGGGCTTTCGGTGTTGCTGGCGGCCGGCGACACCTTCCGCGCCGCCGCTGTCGAACAGTTGCAGGTCTGGGGCGAGCGCAACCGGATCGCGGTGATCGCCCAGCACGGCGGGGCCGATTCCGCCTCGGTGATTTACGACGCGGTTCAAGCGGCCAAGGCCCGTCAGGTGGATGTGGTGATCGCCGATACCGCCGGTCGCTTGCACACTCAGTCGAACCTGATGGAAGAGCTCAAGAAGATCAAGCGGGTCACCGGCAAGGTCGATGCCGGAGCCCCGCACGAGGTGCTGTTGGTGGTGGACGCCAGCACCGGCCAGAACGCGCTCAATCAAGCCGTGCAGTTTCACGACGCGGTCGGCGTGACCGGCTTGATTTTGACCAAGCTCGACGGCACCGCCAAGGGCGGCATCGTGTTCGCCATCGCCCGCCGGTTGGGCCTGCCGATCCGCTTTATCGGGGTCGGCGAGGGTATCGAGGATTTGCGCGAGTTCGATGCCGGCGAATTCGTGACCGCTCTGTTGGATGAGGCGGCTGATAATAGTTGA
- a CDS encoding DUF58 domain-containing protein, translating into MLKGWRRRFEVWVTRHQRPAHEPIRLDRRRIYILPTRQGYAFALLLFLLFLWSINYSNSMGFAFTFLLTAVALNTMWQAHDNLLGLVIQGNGAEPVFAGQDARFGFRLENPRRTPRHGIALQWRDREPLYVDVPAQGSTAAVLAIPAERRGWLRPGHVRVMTRFPLGLFQSWSWVEFDVAALVYPRPRGRRPLPAVLSGTSGSGSHELGAGSEDYAGFRHYAPGDSPRRIAWKAATRTDQLLVKRFIDQARPELWLDWRLLGIENVEPRLEQLCQWVLKAENDGHEYGLRLPGSNVPPARGDPQRRRCLEALALFTYREDFPRADEAMEARKPTMAGKTRRTAG; encoded by the coding sequence ATGTTGAAGGGCTGGCGACGGCGTTTCGAGGTTTGGGTGACCCGCCACCAACGACCCGCTCACGAACCGATCCGGCTGGATCGTCGCCGCATCTACATTCTGCCGACCCGCCAGGGGTATGCTTTTGCCTTGCTGCTGTTTTTGCTGTTTCTGTGGTCGATCAATTACAGCAACAGCATGGGCTTCGCCTTTACGTTCCTGCTGACGGCGGTGGCCTTAAACACCATGTGGCAGGCGCACGACAATCTGTTGGGCCTGGTCATTCAGGGCAACGGCGCCGAGCCGGTATTCGCCGGCCAGGATGCCCGCTTCGGTTTCCGGCTGGAAAATCCGCGCCGGACGCCGCGCCACGGCATCGCGCTGCAATGGCGGGATCGGGAACCGCTGTATGTGGATGTTCCGGCCCAAGGTTCGACAGCAGCCGTTCTCGCCATTCCCGCCGAGCGGCGCGGCTGGTTGCGGCCGGGCCATGTGCGGGTCATGACCCGTTTTCCGCTCGGCTTGTTTCAATCTTGGAGTTGGGTGGAATTCGATGTCGCCGCCTTGGTTTATCCCCGGCCTCGCGGCCGGCGACCGTTGCCGGCGGTGCTGTCGGGCACCTCGGGTAGCGGATCGCACGAACTGGGCGCGGGCAGCGAGGATTACGCCGGCTTTCGGCACTACGCACCGGGCGATTCGCCGCGCCGGATCGCCTGGAAGGCGGCGACCCGCACCGATCAGTTGCTGGTCAAACGTTTCATCGATCAGGCGCGGCCGGAATTGTGGCTCGATTGGCGGTTGTTGGGCATCGAGAACGTGGAACCGCGTCTCGAACAGCTCTGTCAATGGGTATTGAAAGCCGAAAACGACGGCCACGAATACGGTTTGCGGCTGCCGGGTTCGAACGTTCCGCCGGCGCGCGGCGATCCTCAGCGCCGCCGCTGTCTGGAAGCGCTGGCCTTGTTCACCTATCGCGAAGATTTCCCTCGTGCCGATGAAGCTATGGAAGCCAGGAAACCGACAATGGCGGGAAAAACCCGCCGCACCGCCGGCTGA
- the murB gene encoding UDP-N-acetylmuramate dehydrogenase gives MVAELLQRDVPLHQLNSFGLPARAAWFAAIETLDQLAALMATPEWRYLQRFVLGGGSNVILTGDFDGLVLHVRIPGRALVAEDADAWIVRAGAGENWHEFVTWTLGQGWPGLENLALIPGTVGAAPIQNIGAYGLEMAERFQSLEAVDLATGQGVVFERAACRFGYRDSTFKQEATDRFLIIAVTFRLPKRWRPITGYAGVARELEACKITAPTARQVADAVIAIRSRKLPDPAHLGNAGSFFKNPVVDAAAFARLVARCSDLPHYPQPDGTVKLAAGWLIERCGWKGKRFGPVGVHDQQALVLVNRGGARAQDVLRLARAIQESVLTEFGVMLEPEPLVV, from the coding sequence GTGGTTGCCGAGCTGCTCCAGCGCGACGTGCCGCTGCATCAACTGAACAGCTTCGGTCTGCCGGCTCGCGCCGCTTGGTTTGCGGCCATCGAAACCCTGGACCAGCTCGCCGCGCTGATGGCCACCCCGGAATGGCGCTATTTACAGCGCTTCGTGTTGGGGGGCGGCAGCAACGTGATCCTGACCGGCGATTTCGATGGGCTGGTGCTCCATGTACGGATTCCGGGGCGGGCGCTGGTCGCTGAAGACGCGGATGCTTGGATCGTGCGGGCGGGCGCGGGCGAGAATTGGCATGAATTCGTCACTTGGACGCTGGGGCAGGGTTGGCCGGGTCTGGAAAATCTGGCGCTGATCCCCGGCACGGTCGGCGCGGCGCCGATTCAAAACATCGGCGCTTATGGTCTGGAAATGGCCGAACGCTTTCAATCCCTGGAAGCGGTGGATCTGGCGACGGGTCAAGGTGTGGTGTTCGAGCGGGCCGCCTGCCGGTTTGGCTATCGGGACAGTACCTTCAAACAGGAAGCGACGGATCGGTTTCTGATTATCGCCGTGACCTTTCGCTTGCCCAAACGCTGGCGGCCGATCACCGGCTATGCCGGTGTGGCGCGCGAACTGGAGGCCTGCAAAATAACCGCTCCGACGGCCCGGCAGGTCGCCGATGCGGTCATCGCCATTCGCTCGCGCAAGTTGCCGGACCCCGCTCATCTGGGCAACGCCGGCAGTTTTTTCAAGAATCCGGTGGTGGACGCCGCCGCCTTTGCCCGTCTTGTCGCCCGCTGCTCCGACCTGCCGCACTACCCGCAGCCGGATGGTACGGTCAAACTGGCGGCGGGTTGGCTGATCGAGCGCTGTGGTTGGAAGGGTAAGCGGTTCGGTCCGGTCGGCGTCCACGACCAGCAGGCGCTGGTGCTGGTCAATCGTGGTGGCGCGCGAGCGCAAGACGTGCTGCGGCTGGCGCGGGCGATTCAAGAATCGGTTTTGACCGAATTCGGCGTCATGCTGGAACCGGAGCCCTTGGTGGTTTGA
- a CDS encoding gamma carbonic anhydrase family protein codes for MIYSLGDRKVEFHGEDWFIADNATVIGSVVLKQNASIWFNVVVRGDNDIITIGENTNVQDGSVLHTDPGILLTLGRDVTVGHLAMLHGCIVGDNSLIGIKSLIMNRAVIGKNCLIGANSLIPEGKVIPDGSLVMGSPGKIVRALSEGEIERLRQTAGRYVENFKRFKSALRRQD; via the coding sequence GTGATTTATTCCCTCGGCGACCGCAAGGTCGAGTTTCACGGCGAGGACTGGTTCATCGCCGACAACGCCACCGTCATCGGTTCGGTGGTGCTCAAGCAGAACGCCAGCATCTGGTTCAATGTCGTGGTGCGTGGCGACAACGACATCATCACCATCGGCGAAAACACCAACGTTCAGGACGGTTCGGTCCTGCATACCGACCCCGGCATCCTGCTCACCCTCGGCCGGGATGTGACCGTCGGCCATTTGGCCATGCTGCACGGCTGCATCGTCGGCGATAACAGCCTCATCGGAATCAAGAGCCTGATCATGAATCGGGCGGTGATCGGCAAGAATTGCCTGATCGGCGCCAACAGCCTGATCCCGGAGGGCAAGGTCATCCCCGACGGTTCGCTGGTGATGGGTTCGCCCGGCAAGATCGTCCGCGCCTTATCGGAGGGAGAAATCGAGCGCTTGCGGCAAACCGCCGGCCGCTACGTGGAGAATTTCAAGCGCTTCAAGTCCGCTTTGCGCCGGCAGGATTGA